In Candidatus Planktophila versatilis, the genomic window AATCAGTTAAACGTGCCGCAATCCTCGCATTTGCAGCCGCATCTATCGCCGGTATTGCTTTGGCAGCGCTGTCATCGTGGTGGGTCATTCTTCTGGGGATCGCAGCAATCGCAGCTGCCTGGGGTTACACCGGTGGAAGCAATCCCTATGGTTATAAAGGTTTAGGTGAGATGTCTGTCTTTATCTTCTTCGGAATTGTAGCAACGATGGGAAGTTATTACGTGCAGACCTTAGAAATTAACTGGGTTTCATTTGCCGCCTCCGTTCCGATGGGCTCACTGTCGTGTGCTCTGCTTGCAATAAATAACATTCGCGACCGCGCACAAGATGAGTTAGTTGGAAAGCGAACACTTGCGGTGCGCTTAGGAGATCGCGGTTCAAGAGTATTTTTCGTGCTCTTGCTGGTATCTGCCTATATCTTTGCCGCCCTGACCGGACATATCTGGGTTCTCTTGACTCTCATCACCGTTCCTATGGCGTATTTCATATCCAAAAAGGTGCTGCAGGGAGCTACCGGAAGCCAGCTAATTCCGCTTCTGGGGAGCACAGGTAAGTTGCAACTTCTCTTTGCGATAACCTTTGCTGGCTCGTTAGCACTCTAGGTG contains:
- a CDS encoding 1,4-dihydroxy-2-naphthoate polyprenyltransferase is translated as MNIWIQGARPRTLPAAIAPVLVATVLAGADFKPVQALLALTVSLCLQIAVNYSNDYSDGIRGTDDNRIGPIRLTASGLAPAKSVKRAAILAFAAASIAGIALAALSSWWVILLGIAAIAAAWGYTGGSNPYGYKGLGEMSVFIFFGIVATMGSYYVQTLEINWVSFAASVPMGSLSCALLAINNIRDRAQDELVGKRTLAVRLGDRGSRVFFVLLLVSAYIFAALTGHIWVLLTLITVPMAYFISKKVLQGATGSQLIPLLGSTGKLQLLFAITFAGSLAL